A genomic region of Bactrocera dorsalis isolate Fly_Bdor chromosome 3, ASM2337382v1, whole genome shotgun sequence contains the following coding sequences:
- the LOC105228397 gene encoding major facilitator superfamily domain-containing protein 6 → MAQYGGGAPNPFGAGGGGGGYEQQSGYGGGYGQQMGGYEQTGGGYDQTGGGYDQSGAGYDQSGGYGNQGMAGGAAYGGGMPNAGDVPQQPYGMAARPRVDVEATGEVDPTLYPEAKESTHKIRGHADIIEMLFGPTEHELIPVKAFYFFFFAAFGSLFPLMGVYFKQMGMNPGQCGILIGMRPFVEFLSAPFWGSYADRCRQGKKLLLASLACWVLFTIPLSFIKPEAVNCIERKNETDFVLTLTRTKRDLSAYDMSDMNKDDVESYHSQAALHDALTMPASEAMEESHRRRKRSLIPRIDAGISPIHINFVSNYDDKQHRDYVSPIFSSMVYRTPDIQKAFFLLLLVILIGEFFSAPAITLADSAVITLLGDDADKYGHQRMFGSLGWGISMFIVGIVLDHSTRFSHHPCGAGHMEKNYNICFAIFSILMTCAIVSASKITFKYDPIDIEQPVENPDATANKQAEDESMAELAAQLNLPTLAMGSGTAAVGKAPQAAVGAQSTMFAQTTKEMPEWLTVLTHFKDMKTISFLFVAWFMGFGIGLIFTFLFWHLQDYGGTPTLFGVASVINHVSEIFAYFYSFRFITQIGHIKVLCLGLIGNVLRFLYISYATNPWMVLPFELMQGVTHAAVWAASCSYIAHSTPKHLRASAQGVLQGIHHGLGRGCGAIIGGMFVTYYGTTKTFRGYGLACLVVLGVFIFVNFYRKDQGFISELPATEDPRQVAEETSHLAPHGVPSNPIPRALSNARLNEMNPNGGTGNTYGTYQTSGGNLDIPGANPHNPFAQ, encoded by the exons ATGGCTCAATACGGTGGTGGCGCACCAAACCCCTTCGGTGCCGGAGGCGGCGGTGGTGGCTATGAGCAACAGTCTGGCTATGGCGGCGGTTATGGACAACAGATGGGCGGTTACGAGCAAACAGGTGGAGGTTATGATCAAACAGGTGGCGGATATGATCAAAGCGGTGCGGGTTACGATCAAAGTGGCGGCTATGGTAATCAGGGCATGGCTGGTGGTGCGGCTTATGGTGGTGGCATGCCGAACGCCGGTGACGTGCCACAACAGCCTTATGGCATGGCGGCACGTCCACGTGTCGATGTGGAGGCTACTGGTGAAGTGGATCCAACACT cTATCCTGAAGCCAAAGAGTCAACGCACAAAATACGCGGTCACGCTGATATTATCGAAATGCTTTTTGGGCCCACCGAACACGAACTCATACCGGTGAAGGccttttatttcttcttctttgccGCTTTCGGTTCCCTGTTTCCGCTGATGGGTGTTTACTTCAAACAGATGGGTATGAATCCGGGGCAGTGCGGCATATTGATTGGTATGCGTCCATTTGTGGAGTTCTTGTCCGCGCCCTTCTGGGGTTCTTATGCGGATCG CTGCCGTCAAGGCAAAAAGTTGTTGCTGGCCTCACTCGCCTGTTGGGTGCTTTTTACTATACCTTTGAGCTTCATCAAACCGGAGGCTGTGAATTGCATCGAACGCAAGAATGAAACCGATTTCGTTTTAACTTTGACACGCACGAAACGTGATCTCTCCGCATATGACATGAGCGACATGAATAAGGACGATGTGGAGAGTTATCATTCTCAAGCGGCTCTACATGACGCGTTAACAATGCCAGCAAGCGAGGCGATGGAGGAATCGCATAGAAG ACGCAAACGTTCATTGATACCACGCATTGATGCCGGCATCTCACCCATACACATAAACTTTGTCAGCAACTACGATGACAAACAGCATCGTGACTATGTTAGCCCTATATTCTCCTCGATGGTCTATCGCACACCAGACATTCAAAAGGCTTTCTTCCTGCTCTTACTCGTCATACTTATTGGTGAATTCTTCAGCGCTCCCGCCATTACGCTCGCTGACTCAGCGGTCATCACATTGCTTGGCGACGATGCTGATAAGTATGGTCATCAGCGCATGTTCGGCTCACTTGGTTGGGGTATTTCCATGTTCATTGTTGGTATTGTGCTCGATCACTCGACACGTTTCTCGCATCATCCCTGCGGTGCCGGGCACATGGAGAAGAACTACAACATTTGCTTTGCCATCTTTTCGATATTGATGACTTGCGCTATTGTTTCGGCGTCGAAGATCACTTTCAAATATGACCCCATTGATATAGAACAGCCCGTTGAGAACCCAGATGCCACTGCTAACAAACAAGCGGAGGATGAGAGCATGGCTGAGCTGGCTGCACAGCTGAATTTACCCACATTGGCGATGGGTAGTGGCACGGCGGCGGTCGGCAAGGCACCACAGGCCGCTGTGGGCGCACAGTCGACAATGTTTGCACAGACGACTAAGGAAATGCCCGAATGGTTGACTGTGTTGACGCATTTTAAGGATATGAAAACTATTTCGTTTCTATTCGTCGCTTGGTTTATGGGCTTCGGCATTGGACTGATATTCACCTTCCTCTTTTGGCATCTGCAAGACTACGGCGGCACTCCAACGCTTTTCGGTGTTGCCTCTGTGATTAATCACGTATCCGAGATCTTCGCCTACTTCTACAGCTTCCGTTTCATCACACAAATCGGTCACATAAAGGTGTTATGCTTGGGCTTAATCGGCAATGTGCTGCGTTTTTTGTACATTTCATATGCGACCAATCCGTGGATGGTGTTACCGTTCGAACTGATGCAGGGCGTTACACATGCTGCCGTATGGGCCGCTTCCTGTTCGTACATAGCGCACAGCACACCCAAACATCTGAGAGCTTCAGCACAGGGCGTACTGCAAGGTATACATCATGGTTTGGGACGCGGTTGTGGCGCGATTATTGGTGGCATGTTTGTCACTTACTACGGCACTACGAAAACATTCCGTGGTTATGGCCTGGCTTGCCTCGTCGTCTTGGGTGTTTTCATTTTCGTGAATTTCTATCGTAAAGATCAGGGCTTCATCTCGGAATTGCCAGCAACGGAGGATCCGCGACAG GTAGCGGAAGAGACCTCACATCTGGCGCCACATGGTGTACCCAGCAATCCAATACCGCGTGCACTCTCCAATGCACGTCTGAATGAGATGAATCCAAATGGTGGCACAGGCAATACCTACGGCACCTACCAGACTTCGGGCGGTAATCTGGACATACCTGGCGCTAATCCACACAACCCATTCGCGCAATAA